TTCAAAACATACTCCTCCATCAAAAACCTTATATTTGCTGATTATTTTTAAGTAAACCACCCCGAATAACTATTAAAACAAAAAAAATGCACACAAACAATTCTCTTAGACCTTCCAAAGTTATAGATGAGGAAGTAAAATGGGACAAATCAAAAACAATTATTAGTAAAACAGACCCTGCAGGAACTATTTTATATATGAATGATACTTTTGAAGAAGCTTCGGAGTATAATAAAATAGAACTTATTGGAGAGCCTCACAACGTAATTAGACACCCCGACATGCCTAAGGTAGTCTTCAAAGTTTTATGGGACAACTTAAAACAGGGAAACAACTTCCATGCTATTGTTAAAAACTTAACAAGAACTGGTAGATACTATTGGGTTATTACTGATTTTGATGTAGAAAAAGATGATAATGGAAAAATTACCGGATATACCGGAAGAAGAAAATCCTTACCTGAAAGCGTAATAAAAAAAATAGAACCTTTGTACAAAACACTATTAGAAATTGAAAAAGTTAAAGGTGAAAAAGCAAGTGAATTATATTTTAATTCATATTTACAAGAAGAAGTTAACTCTTCATACGAAGATTTTGTTGTAAACCTATTTGAAGGAGAAACGGCTAACACAAAAGAAGCAGACAAACAAACTCCTGCCAAAGAAAGCGGAATGATTAAAAAAGGACTTAATTGGTTTTTCTTCGGAGAGACGAATCCTAAATAATCTTCAAAACATAAATAAAACCGCTTTTCAAAGCGGTTTTATTATTTTATAAAGTCAATATTTCTTAACAGACCTGAAAACTTAGTACGCTTTACTGCTGATTTTTTAAACACTTTACTAAAGGTTTCTTGTGTTAATTCTTGCCAGTCACGTTTATTCATTTGCAATAAATTTTCTTGAGGCGTAAATAAACTTTCTTCGTGTGGTTGTGAAAAACGATTCCATGGGCATACATCCTGACATACATCGCAACCAAACATCCAATCTTGCATTTCTCCCTTAAATTCTGACGGAATTGCATCCTTTAGCTCAATTGTTAAATACGAAATACATTTGCTACCATCAACTGTATTATTTGGTAAAATAGCTTGTGTTGGGCAAGCATCAATACAACGAGTACAACTTCCACAATGATCTGTTTTAAAAGGCTCATCATATTCAAGTTCTAAATCGATAATTAATTCAGCTAAAAAGAAAAATGATCCTTGTTGCTTTTGAATTAATAACGAGTGTTTCCCCTTCCAACCCAACCCTGACTTTTGCGCCCAAGCTCGTTCTAGCACAGGAGCAGAATCAACAAAACAGCGACCAGAAACCTCTCCAATTTCATCGTTAATTAACTGTAATAGTTCCCGTAACTTTCCTTTTATAATATGATGATAATCTTGTCCGTAAGCGTATTTAGAGATCTTATAACTTCCTTCTTGCTGAACTTCCGAAGGGAAATAGTTATACGATAAAGAAATCACAGATTTTGCACCATCTACCAACAACCTTGGGTCTAAACGTTTATCAAAGTGATTTTCCATATAACGCATTTCACCATGATACCCATTTTGTAACCATTGCTCTAAACGGGGTGCTTCTTCTTCTAAAAAGTCAGCTTTGGCAATACCACAACCCAAAAAACCCAAACGTTTTGCTTGTGTTTTTATAAAGTTTGAGTATTGCTGTTTCTTATTCAAAATACGTGGTTTTATCGCCGCAAAATTACCAAAAGAAAATTTATCATTTCATTGACTTTCTATTTACAAATAAATGTTGAAATTTGTTCGTTAGTATTACATGATAAACTTTATTCATTATGAAAAAGATATATAAAATATTATTAAGTATTGTAGTTTTTTTCTTCATCCTTTTGGTTAGTATTCCCCTACTATTTCAAGATAAAGTGATGAACTTGGTAAAAACTACCATTAACAACAACGTAAACGCCAAAGTTGATTTTAGCGATTCTAGCTTAAGCCTGCTTAGAAATTTCCCAAATGCATCAGTTCAATTATCTAACCTAACGGTTATTAACAACACTCCTTTTGAAGGTGATACTTTAGTATATGCTAAAGAAGTAAACTTAGCATTAAAACTTACGGAGCTTTTTAAAGCTTCATCTGAGCAGCTAAACATCAAATCATTTACTATTGATGATGCTCTAGTAAATGTATTGGTTGATAAAAAAGGAAATGCTAACTACGATATTGCAAAACCATCTGAGACAGAAGAGACAAAAGATGAAGAACCATCTACTTTTGGACTGTCTATTAATTCATATGCTATTAACAACGCTACTGTAAAATACAATGATGAACAAGGTAAACTAAACCTTGAGCTAACCGAGTTAAACCATAGTGGAAGTGGTGACTTTTCTCAATCAAATACAGAACTAGATACCCAAACATCTACTTTAGTATCTTTTGGAATGGACGGTAATTCGTATGCCAAGAACCAAAAAATAGAATTAGATGCTATTTTAGGAATGGACTTAACTAATATGAAGTTTTCTTTCTTAAAAAATGAGGCTAAATTAAATAACCTTCCATTGGTATTTGATGGTTTTGTTCAAGTTAACGAGAAAAACCAAGAGGTTGATATCAACTTCAAAACTCCGTCTTCCGACTTTAAAAACTTTTTAGGTTTAATTCCTGAAGCTTATACCAAAAGTATTGCTGGTGTAAGCACTACGGGTAATTTTAGTGTAAACGGAAAGATAAACGGAATTATTGACGATAAACACATTCCGAAGTTAGATATTTCTATGAAGTCAAATAATGCTTCATTTAAATATCCAGATTTACCTAAAAGTGTTCAAAACATTAATATTGATGCACAAATAAAAAACACTACTGGTAAAACCGAAAATACGTTTGTTACTATTAATGGTCTTTCTTTTAAGATTGATCAGGATACTTTTTCTGGAAAAGGAAATATTTATAACCTAACTACTAATCCAAAGGTAAATGCTAGTTTAAAAGGTGTTTTAAACCTTGCTAATATTAACAAAGCATATCCTATTAATTTAGAAAATGAGTTAAGCGGAATTTTAAAGGCTGATTTGTATACGGAATTCGACATGAAAGCACTTGAGAATAATACTTTAAGCCGTATTAAAAATAACGGAAAAATGGAAGTAAGCGACTTTGTTTTTTCTTCGGAAGATGTTGTAAACCCTCTTCATATTAAAAATACAATTGTCAATTTTACACCTGGTACCGTTAGCTTAACAAAGTTTGATGCTACAACTGGAAAAAGTGACTTAAATGCTACTGGAACACTTAAAAACTTATTAGGTTTTTTACTTTCTGACAAAAAATTACGTGGAAATTTCAAACTGAATTCGAACAACTTTTATGTTAGTGATTTTATGCAAGAAAATCCTGAAACTGTCGAAAACGAAGATGACTCTAAAAAAGATACACCAACTGAATCTTTAAAAATCCCTGCATTTTTAGATTGTGCTGTTTCTGCTAACGCTAAAACTGTATATTACGATAACTTGACTTTAAAAAATGTAAGAGGAACATTGCTTTTAAAAGATGAAAAAGCCATTTTACAAAACATGAATGCTGGTATTTTTAATGGTCAAATTGCTTTAAATGGAGAAGTTAACACACAACAAAAGAAACCTACTTTCGACATGAAATTAGGTATTAAATCTTTTGACATTGCTCAATCGTTTACCAGTTTAGATTTACTACAATCAATAAGTCCTATAGCAGGTGCTATGAATGGTAAATTAAATTCTGACATTGACTTAGCCGGAAGTTTAAATGATGATTTTACACCTAACTTAGCGTCTGTTTCGGGTAAAGCTTTAGCAGAATTATTAACTACTAGTATAAATCCGCAAAAAACAAAAGCTTTAAGTTTATTAAATGATAAATTATCGTTCATTGATTTATCAAAACTAGATTTATCTGATATTAAAACACACCTGTCTTTTAAAGAAGGTAAAGTGGTGGTAAAACCATTTGATTTAAAATATAAGGACATTGGTATTACCGTTGGTGGAAGCCATGGGTTTGATAAGACAATGAGCTATAATGTCACTCTGAATGTTCCTGCAAAATATTTAGGTAACGAAGCACAAGGATTACTTTCTAAATTGAGCGCAAAAGACCAGCAAAATATTACGGTTCCTGTTACTGCTAACATTACAGGTAACATGACAAATCCTTCTGTAAAAACAGATTTATCTTCATCAGTTACTAAGTTAAGTCAGAAGTTGGTTCAGCAACAAAAAGACAAGTTAGTAAACAACGCTATAGGTGGTTTATTCGGAAACAAAAAGAAAGACAGCACTAGTACAACCAACAAAAAAGAAGAAACCGTTAAAAAAGTAACGGATGTTTTAGGTGGTTTGTTTGGAAAAAAGAAGAAAAAACAACAAAAAGACACTGTTAAATAATCTTTTGTAACATTTTCTTTACTTCATAGTCTTACATATATTAAGAGAACTTTGTAGGTTATTTAACAATTCTTAAATACACTTTACAAAGTTCTTCTTTTATGTTTGTTACCAACAACTAACTGACTATGAAAATCATAACTACATTTTTATTTTTAGTATGCTCTTCAATTACTTTTTCTCAAATTACAGGAAAAGTTACCGATACTAAAAACCAGCCTATTTCTTTTGTAAGTGTATATTTAGAAAACACTATTACAGGTACTACAACCAACACAAATGGCGACTATGAATTAGCTTTTAACTCAACAGGACAACACACTGTAATATTTCAAATGTTAGGCTATAAAACCGTTAAAAAAACTGTTGAAATTGACTCTTTTCCTTTTACATTAAATGTTGTTTTAGCTGAAGAAGAAGTTACCTTAGATGAAGTGGTTGTTTCTTCTGAAGAAAATCCTGCTAACAAAATTATTAGGAATGCTATTGCTAGTAAAGCAAAAAACACGGATAAATTTGCTGAGTATACTGCTGATTTTTATTCTCGCGGCTTATTTAAAGTAAAAGATTTACCCAAAAAATTTTTAGGGCAAGATATTGGTGACATGGGTGGCGGATTGGATTCTACAAGAAGTGGTGTAGTATATCTTTCTGAAACCGTATCGAAAATCGCTTTTCAAAAAAGACCTAAAAACTTTAAAGAGCATATTATAGCTTCAAAAGTTAGTGGACAAGACAACGGAATTAGTTTTAATCAAGCAGAAGATGTAAATTTTAATTTTTATGAAAATTCTTTTGATTTGGCTGACGTTAAAGTTGTTTCTCCCATTGCTAATGGTGCTTTTGGATACTACAACTATAAACTAACAGGTGTTTTTTATGATAAAAACGGAAAATTAATTAACAAAATTCAACTTTTACCAAAACGAAAGAACGATCGTGTTTTTAGTGGTTTTATTTATATTGTTGAAGATGATTGGGCTATTTACGGTGCTGATGTTATGGTCACTGGTGCACAAATAAGCTTGCCTATCGTAGATTCACTACACATTAAGCAAAACTATAATTTCTCTACTAAAAACAAAGCGTGGATACCCATTACACAAACTATAGATTTTAAAGCTGGTTTATTTGGGTTCCATTTCAACGGTCGATTTTCTGCTGCTTATTCTAACTATAATTTCAACCCTAACTTTACTGAAGATACTTTTGGTAACGAAGTACTTTCGTTTGCAGAAAATGCTACTGAAAAGGATTCGCTATACTGGAATAAAATTCGTCCCGTAACTTTAACTTCTGAAGAAATATCAGATTACAAATTAAAAGACAGCATAAAAACCATTCGAAAATCGAAGAAATATTTAGATTCTATTGACACCAAAAACAATAAATTTAAACCGTTAGATTTTCTTTCTGGGTACACTTATCGAGACTCTTACAACAAGTGGTCGTTAAGCACTTCTTCCCCCATTGAAAGCCTTAACTTTAATACGGTGCAAGGGTGGAATTCTTCTTTAGGTGTTAACTATCGAAAATCACTTAACAAAAAAGGGAAACGTTTTAGTATTGGGGCTAATGTTAATTATGGTTTTTCAGAGAAAAAAGTGCGTCCTACAGCCAACTTTAACTATCGTTGGAACAATACTACGCGACCTGTTTTAACAATTTCTGGAGGAATTGCCACACCACAGTTCAACCCAAAACA
The nucleotide sequence above comes from Tenacibaculum singaporense. Encoded proteins:
- a CDS encoding PAS domain-containing protein; the encoded protein is MHTNNSLRPSKVIDEEVKWDKSKTIISKTDPAGTILYMNDTFEEASEYNKIELIGEPHNVIRHPDMPKVVFKVLWDNLKQGNNFHAIVKNLTRTGRYYWVITDFDVEKDDNGKITGYTGRRKSLPESVIKKIEPLYKTLLEIEKVKGEKASELYFNSYLQEEVNSSYEDFVVNLFEGETANTKEADKQTPAKESGMIKKGLNWFFFGETNPK
- a CDS encoding AsmA family protein, translated to MKKIYKILLSIVVFFFILLVSIPLLFQDKVMNLVKTTINNNVNAKVDFSDSSLSLLRNFPNASVQLSNLTVINNTPFEGDTLVYAKEVNLALKLTELFKASSEQLNIKSFTIDDALVNVLVDKKGNANYDIAKPSETEETKDEEPSTFGLSINSYAINNATVKYNDEQGKLNLELTELNHSGSGDFSQSNTELDTQTSTLVSFGMDGNSYAKNQKIELDAILGMDLTNMKFSFLKNEAKLNNLPLVFDGFVQVNEKNQEVDINFKTPSSDFKNFLGLIPEAYTKSIAGVSTTGNFSVNGKINGIIDDKHIPKLDISMKSNNASFKYPDLPKSVQNINIDAQIKNTTGKTENTFVTINGLSFKIDQDTFSGKGNIYNLTTNPKVNASLKGVLNLANINKAYPINLENELSGILKADLYTEFDMKALENNTLSRIKNNGKMEVSDFVFSSEDVVNPLHIKNTIVNFTPGTVSLTKFDATTGKSDLNATGTLKNLLGFLLSDKKLRGNFKLNSNNFYVSDFMQENPETVENEDDSKKDTPTESLKIPAFLDCAVSANAKTVYYDNLTLKNVRGTLLLKDEKAILQNMNAGIFNGQIALNGEVNTQQKKPTFDMKLGIKSFDIAQSFTSLDLLQSISPIAGAMNGKLNSDIDLAGSLNDDFTPNLASVSGKALAELLTTSINPQKTKALSLLNDKLSFIDLSKLDLSDIKTHLSFKEGKVVVKPFDLKYKDIGITVGGSHGFDKTMSYNVTLNVPAKYLGNEAQGLLSKLSAKDQQNITVPVTANITGNMTNPSVKTDLSSSVTKLSQKLVQQQKDKLVNNAIGGLFGNKKKDSTSTTNKKEETVKKVTDVLGGLFGKKKKKQQKDTVK
- the queG gene encoding tRNA epoxyqueuosine(34) reductase QueG translates to MNKKQQYSNFIKTQAKRLGFLGCGIAKADFLEEEAPRLEQWLQNGYHGEMRYMENHFDKRLDPRLLVDGAKSVISLSYNYFPSEVQQEGSYKISKYAYGQDYHHIIKGKLRELLQLINDEIGEVSGRCFVDSAPVLERAWAQKSGLGWKGKHSLLIQKQQGSFFFLAELIIDLELEYDEPFKTDHCGSCTRCIDACPTQAILPNNTVDGSKCISYLTIELKDAIPSEFKGEMQDWMFGCDVCQDVCPWNRFSQPHEESLFTPQENLLQMNKRDWQELTQETFSKVFKKSAVKRTKFSGLLRNIDFIK
- a CDS encoding DUF5686 family protein: MKIITTFLFLVCSSITFSQITGKVTDTKNQPISFVSVYLENTITGTTTNTNGDYELAFNSTGQHTVIFQMLGYKTVKKTVEIDSFPFTLNVVLAEEEVTLDEVVVSSEENPANKIIRNAIASKAKNTDKFAEYTADFYSRGLFKVKDLPKKFLGQDIGDMGGGLDSTRSGVVYLSETVSKIAFQKRPKNFKEHIIASKVSGQDNGISFNQAEDVNFNFYENSFDLADVKVVSPIANGAFGYYNYKLTGVFYDKNGKLINKIQLLPKRKNDRVFSGFIYIVEDDWAIYGADVMVTGAQISLPIVDSLHIKQNYNFSTKNKAWIPITQTIDFKAGLFGFHFNGRFSAAYSNYNFNPNFTEDTFGNEVLSFAENATEKDSLYWNKIRPVTLTSEEISDYKLKDSIKTIRKSKKYLDSIDTKNNKFKPLDFLSGYTYRDSYNKWSLSTSSPIESLNFNTVQGWNSSLGVNYRKSLNKKGKRFSIGANVNYGFSEKKVRPTANFNYRWNNTTRPVLTISGGIATPQFNPKQPISKFWNTISSVGFERNYLKIYEKTFAKTSFSQEVTNGIRMFSSLEFADRKPLFNTTDYAMFPQDDLDYTSNNPQNPTDFSTGFTPHQMWTFSVGANINFGQKYLSYPDGKYNIPSRKYPSLYIGYQKNFGSGNSEWNSDVIFSQLYQQINLGNWGEFAYKARGGIFLEQKDIPFIDYAHFNGNRLLISPKDNYLDNFYMLPYYQLSSNDKYAELHGEYNFKGALLSKVPLLNKLNFHLVTGAKGLFTAGNKPYSEFAIGLDNVGVGKWRFLRVDFARSYFNGKSENRVVFGIKL